Proteins encoded within one genomic window of Haematobia irritans isolate KBUSLIRL chromosome 5, ASM5000362v1, whole genome shotgun sequence:
- the LOC142238431 gene encoding uncharacterized protein LOC142238431: MQLLSSSTSNKLLLWGLLFVGHSRFIVTALECYHCEGADCEQMDQGKVDKCPDGETVCATIFNEGTIIAKGCLGNITEDIRIKCQGNNIDILNQCHKCKDDLCNEWSPNNMDLECIQCDSKLDPKCRIEGEPLYMDPTHCHISRIPNILCYALKEGNRTVRGCASTLEQQRTCMASDGCYLCNPNTLPVCNALIPKFEDAQNPNTNAGGIIGVEILSYISMVILIVRNHFL; the protein is encoded by the exons ATGCAGTTGCTTTCTAGTTCTACAAGCAATAAACTCCTGTTGTGGGGTCTTCTCTTCGTTGGCCACAGTCGTTTCATTGTAACGGCACTTGAATGTTATCATTGCGAGGGTGCAGATTGTGAACAGATGGATCAAGGAAAGGTAGATAAGTGTCCCGATGGGGAGACTGTATGTGCCACGATTTTTAATGAAG GAACAATAATAGCCAAAGGCTGCTTGGGAAACATTACCGAGGATATACGTATCAAATGTCAGGGCAATAATATAGACATCTTAAACCAGTGTcataaatgtaaagatgatcTCTGTAATGAGTGGTCTCCAAATAATATGGATTTGGAATGTATTCAATGTGATTCCAAATTG GATCCCAAATGTAGAATCGAAGGTGAACCTTTATATATGGATCCAACACATTGCCACATAAGTCGAATACCCAATATTCTGTGTTATGCTCTAAAAGAAGGAAATAGAACTGTTCGAGGATGTGCTTCGACCTTGGAACAACAGAGAACATGTATGGCCTCCGATGGGTGTTATCTCTGTAATCCTAATACTTTGCCAGTTTGCAATGCCCTTATTCCCAAGTTTGAAGATGCACAAAATCCTAATACTAATGCAGGGGGAATAATTGGTGTTGAGATATTGAGTTATATCTCCATGGTCATTTTAATTGTTCGCAACCACTTTTTATAG